The nucleotide window TCCTCCCGGAGCTTGGCCAGGGCGCGGGAGACGGCGCTCTTGACCGTGCCGATCGAGACCTCCATGACCTCGGCGGTCTGGGCCTCGCTCAGGTCCTCGTAGTACCTGAGCACGACCATGGCCCGCTGGCGGGGCGGCAGTCGCATCACGGCGCGCCACATCGCGTCGCGCAGGCCCTGGAGCTCGGCCGGGTCGGGTGCCGGCAGCGGGTCCGGCTCCGGCATCTCGTCGACGGCGAACTCCTCCACCCTGCGCTTGCGCCACTGGGAGGTGCGGGTGTTGATCAGCGCGCGACGGACGTAGCCGTCCAGGGCGCGGTGGTCCTCGATGCGCTCCCAGGCCATGAAGGTCTTGGTGAGCGCGGTCTGGAGGAGGTCCTCGGCGTCGTTCGGGTTGCCGGACATCGACCGCGCAGCGCGCAGCAGGACCGGCCCCCGGGCCCGTACATAGGACGAGAACGTCGGGAACACAGCGGCGGTTGAGGCGCTTGTGCACACTGGCGTGGTCATGTGAACCACGCTAGAAGCGAGGGTGGGTCCCGCGGATCGCCCCCAGGTGCCGAAGCGCCATCCGCCTCAAGTTGTACGGATGGGCCCCGCCGCACCTCCTTTGGGGGGACGGGCCGGGGCACCTCCCCCCAAGGGAACCCCGACGGGGCGACACCTGCCGTCACCTCGCCGTGCGCCGCGTACGGCGTCGGCCCCGCGCCCGGGACGGTGGTCATGAGCCGTCCGCGCCCAGGACCAACCCCGAGGTCGGCACCCCGGTCCCCGCCGTGACCAGGACATGCGCCGGGGTGCCGGCCTGGTTGACGGAGGTGCCGCGCAGCTGGCGGACGGCCTCGGCGATGCCGTTCATGCCGTGCAGATAGGCCTCGCCGAGCTGGCCGCCGTGGGTGTTGAGGGGAAGGGCGTCCGCGGCGACGAAGTCGGCGGCCTCACCGGGGGCGCAGAAGCCGAACTCCTCCAGCTGCATCAGCACGAAGGGGGTGAAGTGGTCGTAGAGGATCGCGACGTCGAT belongs to Streptomyces sp. NBC_01454 and includes:
- a CDS encoding SigE family RNA polymerase sigma factor: MTTPVCTSASTAAVFPTFSSYVRARGPVLLRAARSMSGNPNDAEDLLQTALTKTFMAWERIEDHRALDGYVRRALINTRTSQWRKRRVEEFAVDEMPEPDPLPAPDPAELQGLRDAMWRAVMRLPPRQRAMVVLRYYEDLSEAQTAEVMEVSIGTVKSAVSRALAKLREDPELGMIA